A region from the Rosa rugosa chromosome 6, drRosRugo1.1, whole genome shotgun sequence genome encodes:
- the LOC133716564 gene encoding uncharacterized protein LOC133716564 — MSSSKRGLNFTVEEDLQLCHVYLDISQCPINGINQKKDALWERIAVIYNEGKSEERSRSGGSLQSRFSDLCLPVSKLRSHIRQIEYQNPSGASESYIFKKAKESLLDDSTYKKKKFQFDHVWPILKNAEKWLDNAAMTVPKPRRRKESSTSDTPSFSVDLNADEDEQEYINDEVASHDRPMGTRMAKMKRKATDEKKKNYDKIMADNQAIKELLEKSMLERSSFASKFDHYTSSKLDIQRQREENKIMLTNLDSVTDPTDREFLKMRKAEVMQRRARESQSQGSPPTTFGYGNFSNLNQFQSGSEATFLSGNFGSPLQFSSGFGGSGGNGGVPHAGGSSGGGVPEYNESGGFGTSDGYGGSDANLPEY, encoded by the exons ATGTCTTCTTCTAAGCGTGGGTTGAATTTTACCGTAGAAGAAGATCTACAATTGTGCCATGTTTATCTTGATATTTCTCAATGTCCAATTAATGGTATTAACCAGAAAAAGGATGCACTATGGGAGAGGATTGCTGTTATCTACAATGAAGGCAAGTCTGAGGAAAGGAGTCGATCTGGTGGGTCGCTTCAAAGTCGATTTTCTGATCTATGCTTACCGGTCAGTAAACTTCGTAGTCATATTCGACAAATTGAGTACCAAAATCCAAGTGGTGCATCAGAGTCCTATATT TTCAAGAAAGCTAAGGAATCTCTCCTAGATGATTCAACttataagaagaaaaagtttcAATTTGACCATGTGTGGCCCATTCTAAAAAATGCTGAGAAATGGCTTGATAATGCTGCCATGACCGTTCCTAAACCTCGTAGAAGGAAGGAGTCATC GACATCTGATACTCCATCGTTTTCTGTTGATTTAAATGCAGATGAAGATGAGCAAGAGTACATCAACGATGAAGTTGCTTCACATGATCGTCCCATGGGAACGAGGATGGCAAAGATGAAAAGGAAAGCCACCgatgagaagaaaaagaattatGATAAGATCATGGCCGATAACCAAGCAATAAAAGAGTTACTTGAAAAAAGTATGCTGGAGAGATCAAGCTTCGCTTCCAAGTTTGACCATTACACGTCAAGCAAATTGGATATTCAACGTCAGCGCGAAGAGAATAAAATCATGCTGACCAATTTGGATTCCGTAACAGATCCAACAGATCGTGAATTCTTGAAGATGAGGAAGGCAGAAGTTATGCAAAGAAGAGCTCGTGAGTCTCAATCACAAGGATCACCACCTACTACATTTGGCTATGGTAACTTTAGTAACCTGAACCAGTTTCAAAGTGGTTCTGAAGCTACATTtctttctggaaattttggtagtCCTTTACAATTTTCAAGTGGATTCGGAGGAAGTGGTGGGAATGGAGGAGTACCACATGCTGGAGGAAGTAGCGGTGGAGGAGTGCCTGAGTACAATGAAAGTGGTGGATTCGGAACAAGCGATGGTTATGGAGGAAGTGATGCTAATCTACCGGAATACTAG